Proteins co-encoded in one Octopus sinensis linkage group LG6, ASM634580v1, whole genome shotgun sequence genomic window:
- the LOC115212808 gene encoding zinc finger protein 724-like, which yields MEEIYYCEFCNKFLSTSQALNAHKLIHSRERPYRCEDCGEAFTLSTELSSHKCAFHVGDKRKHCEIWGKSFSKNSNLSSHKRAIHATQRPYDCEICGKSFSQKGTLSNHVRIVHIGEKPYKCNVCEKPFARQSSLKCHIYLHTGERPYHCEVCGHTFTKLACFEKHKRVHTGEKPYTCDVCGKAFSRGFSLKRHQILHTGLKPYICEICGTAFSDYSNLASHKRVHTGERPYQCETCGKAFSRNRDLSVHEYSHTGEKPYHCDICGKTFYVYSRLRTHKNKVHFGEEH from the coding sequence ATGGAGGAAATATACTACTGTGAATTTTGTAATAAGTTTCTTTCTACCAGTCAAGCATTGAATGCTCATAAGCTCATTCACTCAAGAGAAAGACCTTACCGATGTGAGGATTGTGGAGAAGCATTTACTCTGAGTACTGAATTATCATCACATAAATGCGCTTTCCATGTAGGAGACAAACGTAAGCACTGTGAAATTTGGGGGaaatcattttctaaaaattccaacTTATCATCTCATAAACGTGCAATTCATGCAACACAAAGACCTTACGACTGTGAAATttgtggaaaatcattttctcaaaaaggAACTTTATCAAATCATGTACGTATCGTTCATATTGGAGAAAAGCCTTATAAGTGCAATGTTTGTGAAAAACCTTTTGCTAGACAATCATCATTAAAATGTCATATATACCTTCATACAGGAGAAAGGCCCTACCATTGTGAAGTTTGTGGGCACACATTTACTAAATTGGCATGCTTCGAAAAACATAAACGAGtacacacaggagaaaaaccatacacTTGTGATGTTTGTGGAAAAGCATTTTCCAGAGGATTTAGCTTAAAAAGACATCAAATTCTCCACACTGGATTAAAACCTTATatttgtgaaatctgtgggaCAGCATTTTCAGATTACAGTAACTTAGCCAGccataaacgtgttcatactggTGAAAGGCCATACCAGTGTGAAACTTGTGGGAAAGCATTCTCTAGAAACCGGGACCTTTCAGTTCATGAATATagtcatactggtgaaaaaccatatcattgtgatatttgtgggaaaACATTCTATGTTTATAGTCGCTTAAGAACTCATAAAAATAAAGTCCATTTTGGAGAAGAGCATTAA
- the LOC115212807 gene encoding zinc finger protein 845, translated as MEEKYYDCEFCREVFPTNEELSAHKLIHAAEKPYQCEDCGTAFSESSELLSHKCTVHTGDKRSQCEICGKSFSKNSNLSAHVRTVHMGEKPYICEFCGKAFTAACGLTRHKTLHTGEKPHVCQICGKAFPRIHELSVHTYTHTDENPFKCDICEKVFSSGSSLKRHTYTHTGEKPYRCSVCGKAFSNTGSLEFHKYTHTNEKPYKCDICGKAFPRNCDLSVHKYIHTGEKPYNCDICGKAFSRNQDLTIHRYTHTDEKPYSCEVCGKSFTRNHDLSVHKYSHTGEKPFKCEICGKAFSGKRYLSVHKYTHTDEKPYKCDVCGKAFPRNCDLSIHKYTHSDEKPYKCDVCGKAFARNRDLTVHTYTHTGEKPYKCDVCDKAFCKKGSLKVHKYNHTGEKPYKCDICDRAFSNNGSLQFHKYSHTDEKPFKCDICGKGFPRNSDLSVHKYVHSDEKPYNCDICGKAFSRNYDLSVHIYSHTGGKPYKCDTCGKTFSRNCDLSVHKYTHTDEKPYKCDVCGKAFPRNHDLSVHKSTHTGEKPYKCDICGKEYPRNCDLSAHKYTHSGEKPYKCDICEKAFSRNISLTRHKKTHIGKIIITV; from the coding sequence ATGGAAGAAAAATACTACGACTGTGAATTTTGTAGGGAAGTTTTTCCAACTAATGAAGAATTGAGTGCTCATAAACTCATTCATGCAgcagaaaaaccctatcaatgtgaGGATTGTGGGACCGCATTCTCTGAGAGTAGTGAGTTATTATCTCATAAATGTACAGTTCATACAGGAGACAAACgaagccaatgtgaaatttgtgggaaatctTTTTCGAAAAATAGTAATCTTTCTGCTCATGTACGCACTGTTCATATGGGAGAAAAGCCCTACATTTGTGAATTTTGTGGGAAAGCTTTTACAGCAGCTTGTGGTTTAACAAGACACAAAActcttcatacaggagaaaagccccaTGTTTGTCAAATCTGTGGTAAGGCATTTCCTAGAATCCATGAATTATCAgttcatacatatacgcatactgaTGAAAATCCATTCAAATGTGACATTTGTGAGAAGGTATTTTCTTCAGGCAGTTCATTAAAacgtcatacatatacacatactggtgaaaaaccttATCGTTGTAGTGTTTGTGGGAAAGCATTTTCTAATACCGGTTCATTAGAATTTcataaatatactcatacaaaTGAGAAACCATATAAATGTGACATTTGTGGAAAAGCATTTCCCAGAAACTGTGACCTTTCagttcataaatatattcatactggggaaaaaccatacaattgtgacatttgtggtaaagcCTTCTCTAGAAACCAAGACCTTACAATTCATAGATATACTCATACAGATGAAAAGCCATATAGTTGTGAGGTTTGCGGGAAATCTTTTACTAGAAATCACGACCTTTCAGTTCATAAATATAGTcacactggtgaaaaaccattcaaatgtgaaatttgtgggaaagCTTTTTCCGGAAAACGATATCTTTCAGTTCATAAATATACTCACACGGATGAGAAACCTTACAAATGTGACGTTTGTGGGAAAGCATTTCCTAGAAACTGTGATCTTTCAATTCATAAATATACTCATAGTGATGAAAAACCATATAAATGTGATGTTTGTGGAAAAGCATTTGCTAGAAACCGTGACCTTACagttcacacatacactcacactggTGAAAAGCCATACAAATGTGACGTTTGCGATAAAGCATTTTGTAAAAAAGGTTCATTAAAAGTTCATAAATATaatcatactggtgaaaaaccatacaaATGTGACATTTGTGACAGAGCATTTTCTAATAATGGTTCATTACAATTTCATAAATATAGTCATACAGATGAAAAACCTTTCAAATGTGACATTTGTGGGAAAGGATTCCCTAGAAACAGTGATCTTTCAGTCCATAAATATGTCCATTCTGATGAAAAACCATATaattgtgacatttgtggtaaagcATTTTCTAGAAACTATGACctttctgttcatatatatagtcatacaggAGGAAAACCATACAAATGTGACACTTGTGGGAAAACGTTCTCTAGAAACTGTGACCTTTCAGTTCATAAGTATACTCATACTGATGAAAAGCCatacaaatgtgatgtttgtgggAAAGCATTTCCTAGAAATCATGACCTCTCAGTTCATAAATCTacacatacaggtgaaaaaccttATAAATGTGACATTTGTGGGAAAGAATATCCTAGAAACTGTGACCTCTCAGCTCATAAATATACTCATAGTGGTGAAAAACCATACAAATGTGACATTTGTGAGAAAGCGTTTTCTCGAAATATTTCCTTAACAAGACATAAGAAGACTCATATTGGGAAAATAATCATAACTGTGTGA